In the Lepus europaeus isolate LE1 chromosome 18, mLepTim1.pri, whole genome shotgun sequence genome, one interval contains:
- the TNS4 gene encoding tensin-4, giving the protein MSQMLSSPLLVGGRAVGLASCEEPRRAVAPSSSLPPQCPYYTTEGWGVPALMAARTSKGDSSRLQQTPEAEANAHCRQQCPGEQASEPPDDLDSYIDFSLESLNQMILELDPNFQLLPPGLGGSQAEPAQNPAPRRKKEEPEALDIKYIEVTSTRSRCHNVPQRCSSPSTTTPSGSPRAGGLLLSRELPRETRSSSESLIFSGNQGRGHTHPPPPSGGPSAHVPASPSISIPCTGSKASGPPGSGSPLTASPGLEKGLWAPAVQRGSRISVLSTSPAPDVSCIFGSSQSLLRSSLSSPQSPSRSWESPASSSSSLHSLGPGSSDSQGTGNPSLNMGQPRVARSPLLAEEHTSSCPPSTTNSMMDIPIVLINGCPEPGSPPPQRTPGHQPGAAPPSHPCQASKSHSQTPPDVPATTSPEGPSRDTQPTMKFVMDTSKYWFKPSITREQAIELLRRAEPGAFVIRDSSSYRGSFGLALRVHEVPASAQNPSGEDSNDLIRHFLIESSAKGVHLKGADEEPYFGSLSAFVCQHSIMALALPCRLAIPQKELGGTDGGSDPSTDSPASCLKNSAGCHVLYLSSVSVETLSGALAVQKAISTTLERDVLPTPTVVHFRVTEQGITLTDIQRKVFFRRHYALGTLRFCGMDPEQRKWQKYCKPSRMFGFVAKSQTELQENVCHLFAEYDAAQPASRLISLVTDLLQDTERM; this is encoded by the exons ATGTCCCAGATGctgtccagccccctgctggtggGGGGCCGTGCAGTTGGCTTGGCCTCCTGTGAAGAACCCAGGAGGGCTGtagcacccagctccagcctgccaCCCCAGTGTCCTTACTACACCACAGAAGGCTGGGGCGTCCCAGCCCTGATGGCCGCCAGGACAAGCAAGGGGGACTCCAGCAGGCTCCAGCAGACCCCGGAGGCTGAGGCCAACGCCCACTGCCGCCAGCAGTGCCCTGGCGAGCAGGCCTCCGAGCCTCCCGACGACCTTGACTCCTACATTGACTTCTCCCTGGAGAGCCTCAACCAGATGATCCTGGAACTGGACCCCAACTTCCAGCTGCTTCCCCCAGGACTTGGTGGCTCCCAGGCTGAGCCTGCACAGAACCCCGCCCcgaggagaaagaaggaggagccTGAAGCCTTGG ATATAAAGTACATCGAGGTGACTTCCACCAGATCAAGGTGCCACAACGTTCCCCAGCGCTGCTCCAGCCCGTCCACCACCACGCCCTCTGGCTCCCCCCGCGCCGGCGGCCTCCTCCTCTCCAGAGAGCTCCCCCGGGAGACCCGCAGCAGCAGCGAGAGCCTCATCTTCTCTGGGAACCAGGGCAGGGGCCACACacacccccctcctccctctggggGTCCCTCCGCTCAtgtcccagcctcccccagcatCTCCATCCCTTGCACTGGGAGCAAGGCCTCAGGaccccctggctctggctccccacTTACAGCTTCCCCAGGCCTGGAGAAGGGGCTGTGGGCCCCAGCCGTGCAGCGGGGCAGCAGGATCTCCGTGCTGTCGACCAGCCCAGCACCTGATGTCAGCTGTATATTTGGAAG CAGCCAGTCCCTCCTCCGCTCCAGCCTCTCCAGCCCTCAGTCACCCTCTAGATCTTGGGAGAGCCcagccagctcctcctccagcctccaCAGCCTTGGCCCTGGGTCAAGTGACTCGCAGGGCACCGGCAACCCCTCCCTGAACATGGGCCAGCCCAGAGTAGCCCGCTCCCCACTTCTGGCCGAAGAGCACACCAGCAGCTGCCCCCCATCCACCACCAACTCCATGATGGACATACCCATCGTGCTCATCAACGGCTGCCCAGAACCAGGCTCTCCCCCACCTCAGCGGACACCAGGACACCAGCCCGGagctgcccctcccagccacccCTGCCAGGCCAGCAAGAGCCACAGCCAGACCCCGCCGGATGTCCCCGCCACCACGTCCCCAGAGG GCCCCTCCAGGGACACACAGCCCACCATGAAATTCGTGATGGACACATCTAAATACTGGTTCAAGCCAAGCATCACCCGGGAGCAAG CCATCGAGCTGCTGAGGagggcggagccaggagctttcgtCATAAGGGACAGCTCTTCATACCGCGGCTCCTTCGGCCTTGCCCTGAGGGTGCACGAGGTGCCCGCATCTGCCCAGAACCCATCAG GCGAGGACAGCAATGACCTTATCCGGCACTTCCTCATCGAGTCCTCCGCCAAAGGGGTGCATCTCAAAGGAGCGGACGAGGAGCCCTACTTCG GTAGCCTGTCGGCCTTCGTGTGCCAGCATTCCATCATGGCCCTGGCGCTGCCTTGCAGACTCGCCATCCCTCAGAAAG AGCTGGGAGGCACCGACGGGGGCTCGGACCCCTCCACGGACAGCCCGGCCTCCTGCCTGAAGAACTCTGCGG GCTGCCACGTCCTGTACCTGAGCTCAGTGAGCGTGGAGACCCTGAGCGGAGCCCTGGCCGTGCAGAAGGCCATCTCGACCACCTTGGAGAGGGACgtcctgcccacccccactgTGGTCCACTTCAGAGTCACGGAACAGGGCATCACCCTGACGGACATCCAGAGGAA GGTGTTTTTCCGACGCCACTACGCCCTCGGCACCCTCCGCTTCTGTGGCATGGACCCCGAGCAACGGAA GTGGCAGAAGTACTGCAAGCCCTCCCG gaTGTTTGGATTTGTGGCCAAGAGCCAGACAGAGCTGCAGGAGAACGTGTGCCACCTCTTCGCGGAGTACGATGCGGCCCAGCCAGCCTCCCGGCTCATCAGCCTGGTGACTGATCTGCTGCAGGACACAGAACGGATGTAG